From the genome of Streptomyces sp. NBC_01317, one region includes:
- a CDS encoding glycoside hydrolase family 13 protein gives MEGSPLEPAAPNWWRDAAIYQIYVRSFADGDGDGTGDLAGVRARLPYLVELGVEALWFTPWYLSPLADGGYDVADYRTIDPAFGTLAEAEKLIAEARELGIRTIIDVVPNHVSDRHAWFKAALAAGSGSPERELFHFKAGRGESGEIPPNDWVSEFGGTPWTRLDDGEWYLHLFATEQPDLNWAHPAVRREHEDVLRFWFERGVAGVRIDSAALLAKDPALPDFGEGDPHPFVDRDELHDIYRSWRAIADEYDAIFVGEVWLPDTERFVRYLRPDELHTAFNFKFLACPWDPALLRAAIDETLAEHAPVGAPATWVLCNHDVTRTVTRYGREATGFDFAAKAFGTPTDLELGTRRARAAALLSLALPGAVYLYQGEELGLPEVDIPLDRIQDPMHFRSGGKDPGRDGCRVPLPWVADEPYAGFGSEAEPWLPQPASWASYAADLQAADPTSMLNLYRAALRLRRTEPGFGDGPVNWLDAAPGVLSFARADGLICVLNLGAEPVDLPAHSAVLLTSNPLDGGGRLPQDTAAWLRA, from the coding sequence ATGGAAGGCAGCCCTCTGGAGCCCGCCGCCCCGAACTGGTGGCGGGACGCCGCCATCTACCAGATCTACGTACGGAGCTTCGCCGACGGTGACGGAGACGGCACCGGGGATCTCGCGGGAGTGCGGGCCAGGCTGCCGTATCTGGTCGAACTGGGCGTCGAGGCCCTCTGGTTCACCCCGTGGTACCTGTCGCCGCTCGCGGACGGCGGCTACGACGTGGCGGACTACCGCACCATCGACCCGGCCTTCGGCACGCTGGCCGAGGCCGAGAAGCTCATCGCCGAGGCACGTGAGCTGGGCATCCGTACGATCATCGACGTCGTGCCCAACCATGTCTCCGACCGGCACGCCTGGTTCAAGGCGGCGCTGGCCGCCGGGTCCGGCAGTCCCGAGCGCGAGCTGTTCCACTTCAAGGCCGGGCGCGGCGAGAGCGGTGAGATCCCGCCCAACGACTGGGTGTCCGAGTTCGGCGGCACCCCCTGGACCCGCCTGGACGACGGCGAGTGGTACCTCCATCTCTTCGCCACCGAGCAGCCCGACCTCAACTGGGCGCATCCGGCGGTGCGCCGGGAGCACGAGGACGTGCTGCGCTTCTGGTTCGAGCGGGGAGTCGCGGGCGTACGGATCGACTCGGCGGCGCTGCTCGCCAAGGACCCGGCGCTGCCCGACTTCGGGGAGGGCGACCCGCACCCGTTCGTGGACCGCGACGAACTGCACGACATCTACCGCTCGTGGCGGGCCATCGCCGACGAGTACGACGCGATCTTCGTCGGCGAGGTGTGGCTGCCCGACACCGAGCGCTTCGTGCGCTATCTGCGCCCTGACGAGCTGCACACGGCCTTCAACTTCAAGTTCCTGGCCTGTCCGTGGGACCCGGCGCTGCTGCGGGCCGCGATCGACGAGACGCTCGCCGAACACGCGCCTGTCGGAGCGCCCGCGACCTGGGTGCTCTGCAACCACGACGTGACCCGCACGGTGACGCGGTACGGGCGCGAGGCCACCGGCTTCGACTTCGCGGCCAAGGCCTTCGGCACGCCGACGGACCTGGAGCTGGGCACCCGCAGGGCGCGCGCCGCCGCGCTCCTGTCGCTGGCCCTGCCCGGCGCCGTCTACCTCTACCAGGGTGAGGAACTGGGCCTGCCCGAGGTGGACATCCCGCTCGACCGCATCCAGGACCCGATGCACTTCCGCTCCGGCGGCAAGGACCCGGGGCGCGACGGCTGCCGCGTACCGCTTCCGTGGGTCGCGGACGAGCCGTACGCCGGATTCGGCTCGGAGGCCGAGCCGTGGCTGCCGCAGCCCGCGTCCTGGGCGTCGTACGCGGCCGATCTCCAGGCGGCCGATCCCACCTCGATGCTGAACCTCTACCGTGCGGCGCTGCGGCTGCGGCGGACCGAGCCCGGCTTCGGCGACGGTCCCGTGAACTGGCTGGACGCGGCGCCCGGTGTGCTGTCCTTCGCGAGAGCCGACGGCCTGATCTGCGTCCTCAACCTGGGCGCGGAGCCCGTGGACCTGCCGGCCCACTCGGCGGTCCTGCTGACCAGCAACCCGCTGGACGGCGGCGGGCGCCTCCCGCAGGACACGGCGGCCTGGCTGCGGGCCTGA
- a CDS encoding carbohydrate ABC transporter permease, with translation MTQIAPPPREVSPDDLAARKRPAGPAVRTLVSPLALASAKGRAVYWTVFTGVVLAFVLAFLFPVYWMVTGAMKSPDELVQTPPTLIPKTWSLSAYTDSWELMDLPTHLWNTVVQASGAWILQLVFCTAAAYALSKLKPAFGNVILGGILATLMVPAQALVVPKYLTVADLPLIHTSLLNDPLGIWLPAVANAFNLYLLKRFFDQIPRDVLEAAEIDGAGKLRTLWSILLPMSRPVLGVVSIFALVAVWQDFLWPLMVFSDTDKQPISVALVQLSQNISLSVLIAAMVIASIPMVLMFLVFQRHIIAGISAGSTKG, from the coding sequence ATGACCCAGATCGCGCCGCCTCCCCGGGAGGTGTCTCCCGACGACCTCGCGGCCAGGAAACGTCCCGCGGGACCGGCCGTACGTACCCTCGTGTCCCCGCTCGCCCTCGCGAGCGCCAAGGGCAGGGCGGTCTACTGGACCGTCTTCACCGGGGTCGTACTCGCCTTCGTCCTCGCCTTCCTGTTCCCCGTGTACTGGATGGTCACGGGGGCCATGAAGTCGCCGGACGAACTCGTCCAGACACCGCCGACGCTGATCCCGAAGACCTGGAGCCTCAGCGCGTACACCGATTCGTGGGAGCTGATGGACCTCCCCACGCATCTGTGGAACACGGTGGTGCAGGCCTCCGGCGCCTGGATCCTCCAGCTCGTCTTCTGCACGGCCGCGGCCTACGCCCTGTCCAAGCTGAAGCCCGCGTTCGGGAACGTCATCCTGGGCGGCATCCTCGCCACCCTGATGGTGCCGGCCCAGGCCCTGGTCGTACCGAAGTACCTGACCGTCGCCGACCTGCCGCTCATCCACACCAGCCTGCTCAACGACCCGCTGGGCATCTGGCTGCCGGCCGTCGCCAACGCCTTCAACCTCTATCTGCTCAAGCGGTTCTTCGACCAGATCCCGCGTGACGTGCTGGAGGCGGCGGAGATCGACGGGGCGGGGAAGCTCCGGACGCTCTGGTCGATCCTGCTGCCGATGTCCAGGCCGGTCCTCGGCGTGGTGTCGATCTTCGCGCTGGTCGCGGTCTGGCAGGACTTCCTCTGGCCGCTGATGGTCTTCTCGGACACCGACAAGCAGCCCATCAGCGTGGCGCTCGTCCAGCTGTCGCAGAACATCTCCCTGTCGGTGCTGATCGCCGCCATGGTGATCGCCAGTATCCCGATGGTGCTGATGTTCCTCGTGTTCCAGCGCCACATCATCGCCGGCATCAGCGCCGGCAGTACGAAGGGCTGA
- a CDS encoding carbohydrate ABC transporter permease gives MKTAQVPQRSAAVPPPTKGQRPAGRGAPSPFRRKLSHQARAYGFLIGGLLCFALFSWYPAIRAVIIAFQKYTPGSAPEWVGTENFTQVFQDPEFGAAWRNTLMFTLIALLIGFAVPFVMALVLNELRHAKSFFRVVVYLPVMIPPVVSALLWKWFYDPGAGLANEVLSTLHLPTSNWSNGADTALISLVIVATWANLGGTVLIYLAALQGIPGELYEAAELDGANIFQRIRHVTVPQTRFIILMLMLLQIIATMQVFTEPFVITGGGPENSTVTILYLIYKYAFLYNNFGGACALSVMLLVVLGLFSALYLRLTRTDD, from the coding sequence ATGAAGACTGCCCAGGTCCCCCAGCGGTCCGCCGCCGTGCCGCCTCCCACAAAGGGGCAGCGGCCGGCGGGCCGCGGGGCCCCCAGCCCCTTCCGCCGCAAGCTGTCCCACCAGGCACGCGCCTACGGGTTCCTGATCGGCGGCCTGCTCTGCTTCGCGCTGTTCTCCTGGTACCCGGCGATCCGCGCGGTGATCATCGCGTTCCAGAAGTACACCCCCGGATCCGCGCCGGAGTGGGTGGGGACCGAGAACTTCACCCAGGTCTTCCAGGACCCGGAGTTCGGTGCGGCCTGGCGCAACACCCTGATGTTCACGCTGATCGCCCTGCTGATCGGCTTCGCCGTGCCGTTCGTGATGGCGCTCGTCCTCAACGAGCTGCGGCACGCGAAGTCGTTCTTCCGGGTCGTCGTCTACCTCCCGGTGATGATCCCGCCGGTGGTCAGCGCCCTGCTCTGGAAGTGGTTCTACGATCCGGGGGCGGGCCTCGCCAACGAGGTGCTCAGCACGCTGCACCTGCCGACGTCGAACTGGTCCAACGGCGCCGACACCGCCCTGATCTCGCTGGTGATCGTCGCCACCTGGGCCAACCTGGGCGGCACGGTCCTCATCTACCTCGCGGCGCTCCAGGGCATTCCCGGGGAGCTGTACGAGGCGGCGGAGCTGGACGGCGCGAACATCTTCCAGCGGATCCGGCACGTGACGGTCCCGCAGACCCGCTTCATCATCCTGATGCTGATGCTCCTCCAGATCATCGCCACGATGCAGGTGTTCACCGAGCCCTTCGTGATCACCGGGGGCGGTCCCGAGAACTCCACCGTCACGATCCTCTACCTGATCTACAAGTACGCCTTCCTCTACAACAACTTCGGCGGCGCCTGCGCGCTGAGCGTGATGCTGCTGGTCGTGCTCGGTCTGTTCTCCGCCCTCTACCTGCGGCTCACCCGCACCGACGACTGA
- a CDS encoding ABC transporter substrate-binding protein codes for MRSSGFRRTCTAAIATALALTGLAACGSGDDSSADGKTRITVNCMPPKSAKIDRKSFEDDIAAFEKANPTIDVVGRDAFPCQDPKTFDAKLAGGQMEDVFYTYFTDAKHVVDINQAADITSYVKDMKGYSDIQQSLRDVYSVDGKVYGVPRTNYSMGLLYNKKLFTEAGLDPNTPPATWEEVRAAAKKIAALGKGYVGYADYSAQNQGGWHFTAEIYSQGGDVVTPDGKKGAVDTPEGKAVLQNLKDMRWTDNSMGTKQLLILNDVQQMMGSGKLGMYISAPDNVPILVKEKGGKYEDLALAPMPGGKGTLAGGDGYMFNKKDTPAQIKAGLKWLEYQTNTPGSGLNNWKRASDLKAPVGLPEPRLWTGATDSKDQALKKQYANVPVENYQPFLDGSQALTLKLEPPQAQQIYSVLDGAVSAVLTKKDANIDNLLKDAQSKIDGILARG; via the coding sequence ATGAGAAGTTCCGGGTTCCGCCGTACCTGTACCGCCGCGATAGCCACCGCGCTCGCCCTCACCGGTCTGGCCGCCTGCGGCTCGGGCGATGACAGCAGCGCGGACGGCAAGACACGTATCACCGTGAACTGCATGCCGCCCAAGAGCGCCAAGATCGACCGGAAGAGCTTCGAGGACGACATCGCGGCGTTCGAGAAGGCGAATCCGACAATCGACGTGGTCGGCCGTGACGCGTTCCCCTGCCAGGACCCCAAGACGTTCGACGCCAAGCTCGCCGGCGGCCAGATGGAGGACGTGTTCTACACGTACTTCACCGACGCCAAGCACGTCGTCGACATCAACCAGGCCGCGGACATCACGTCGTACGTGAAGGACATGAAGGGCTACAGCGACATCCAGCAGTCGCTGCGCGACGTCTACAGCGTGGACGGCAAGGTCTACGGTGTCCCGCGCACCAACTACTCGATGGGGCTCCTGTACAACAAGAAGCTCTTCACGGAGGCGGGACTCGACCCCAACACGCCCCCGGCCACCTGGGAAGAGGTCCGCGCGGCCGCCAAGAAGATCGCGGCGCTCGGCAAGGGCTACGTCGGGTACGCCGACTACAGCGCCCAGAACCAGGGCGGCTGGCACTTCACCGCCGAGATCTACTCCCAGGGCGGTGACGTGGTCACGCCGGACGGCAAGAAGGGCGCCGTCGACACCCCCGAGGGCAAGGCCGTGCTCCAGAACCTCAAGGACATGCGCTGGACCGACAACTCGATGGGGACGAAGCAGCTGCTGATCCTCAACGACGTCCAGCAGATGATGGGCTCCGGCAAGCTCGGCATGTACATCTCCGCCCCGGACAACGTGCCGATCCTGGTCAAGGAGAAGGGCGGCAAGTACGAGGACCTCGCGCTCGCCCCCATGCCCGGTGGCAAGGGCACGCTCGCGGGCGGCGACGGCTACATGTTCAACAAGAAGGACACCCCGGCCCAGATCAAGGCCGGCCTGAAGTGGCTGGAGTACCAGACCAACACCCCCGGCTCCGGTCTCAACAACTGGAAGCGCGCGTCCGACCTGAAGGCCCCGGTCGGCCTGCCCGAGCCGCGGCTGTGGACCGGTGCCACCGACAGCAAGGACCAGGCGCTCAAGAAGCAGTACGCCAACGTCCCGGTGGAGAACTACCAGCCCTTCCTCGACGGCAGCCAGGCGCTGACCCTCAAGCTGGAGCCGCCGCAGGCGCAGCAGATCTACTCCGTCCTCGACGGAGCGGTGTCCGCGGTCCTCACCAAGAAGGACGCGAACATCGACAACCTGCTGAAGGATGCCCAGTCCAAGATCGACGGAATTCTGGCGCGAGGCTGA
- a CDS encoding ABC transporter ATP-binding protein, producing the protein MTEPDKWNDRGDGNGRSGPDDRTGGPLVEARALRKAYRAKGDRGGFTAVDGIDFEVRRGEAFGLLGANGAGKSSTMRMIACVSPASGGSLRVLGLDTAADGPHIRSRLGVVPQDDSVDTELTVRENLLVYGRYFGLPRKVIRERAGELLEFARLTEKADERVEALSGGMRRRLTIARALINEPEIVLLDEPTTGLDPQARHLLWERLFQLKQNGVTLILTTHYMDEAEQLCDRLVVMDGGRIVAEGSPAALIERYVTREVLELRFERAEHRVQVDKARELVDRAEELPDRLLLHTDDGEATLAAVHARGITPVTALVRRASLEDVFLTLTGRSLVD; encoded by the coding sequence ATGACAGAACCGGACAAGTGGAACGACCGGGGCGACGGAAACGGCCGAAGCGGCCCGGACGACCGTACGGGCGGGCCGCTGGTGGAGGCGCGCGCCCTGCGCAAGGCCTACCGGGCCAAGGGCGACCGGGGCGGGTTCACCGCCGTCGACGGGATCGACTTCGAGGTCCGCAGGGGCGAGGCGTTCGGCCTGCTCGGCGCCAACGGGGCGGGCAAGTCCTCCACCATGCGCATGATCGCCTGCGTCTCCCCGGCCTCCGGGGGCAGCCTGCGGGTCCTCGGCCTCGACACCGCCGCGGACGGCCCGCACATCCGCTCCCGGCTCGGTGTCGTGCCGCAGGACGACAGCGTGGACACGGAGCTGACCGTACGGGAGAACCTGCTCGTCTACGGCCGCTACTTCGGGCTGCCCCGGAAGGTGATCCGTGAACGCGCCGGTGAGCTGCTGGAGTTCGCCCGGCTCACGGAGAAGGCCGACGAACGGGTGGAGGCGCTGTCCGGCGGGATGCGGCGGCGGCTGACCATCGCCCGCGCGCTGATCAACGAACCGGAGATCGTCCTGCTGGACGAACCGACCACCGGCCTCGACCCCCAGGCCAGACACCTGCTCTGGGAGCGGCTGTTCCAGCTCAAGCAGAACGGCGTCACCCTCATCCTGACGACCCATTACATGGACGAGGCGGAGCAGCTGTGCGACCGGCTGGTGGTCATGGACGGCGGCCGGATCGTCGCCGAGGGCTCCCCCGCCGCGCTGATCGAGCGGTACGTCACCCGTGAGGTCCTGGAGCTGCGCTTCGAACGCGCCGAGCACCGGGTCCAGGTGGACAAGGCCCGCGAACTGGTCGACCGCGCCGAGGAGTTGCCGGACCGGCTGCTCCTCCACACGGACGACGGCGAGGCCACCCTGGCCGCCGTCCACGCCCGCGGGATCACTCCCGTCACCGCACTCGTCCGCCGGGCGAGCCTGGAGGACGTCTTCCTGACGCTCACCGGCCGCAGCCTGGTCGACTAG
- a CDS encoding ABC transporter permease, translating to MSVSVPTSATPSPAPAPFPFRGVRHPALRELSYWLHLWRRTWRGTVVISVANPLLFLTGIGVGLGQLVGDNTDPALHGGSYLAFLTPGLLAAASMQNAFVDSAGPVHQSVGPGGHYRAAAATPLRPADILYGHLLYILVRLTVSAALFTAVATAFGAVTPTRAPAVVPAAVLAGFAFAAPIAAWSVTVGRQAGITALFRFVIMPLYMFSGAFFPLSQLPDRVEPLAYLSPLWHGVELCRALALGTATPGGTALHTGVLAALTAAGVLLARRRYHRRLHT from the coding sequence GTGTCTGTGTCTGTGCCGACGTCCGCCACCCCGTCCCCGGCCCCGGCCCCGTTCCCGTTTCGGGGTGTCCGCCACCCCGCCCTGCGGGAACTCTCCTACTGGCTGCACCTCTGGCGCCGCACCTGGCGCGGCACGGTCGTGATCAGCGTCGCCAATCCCCTGCTGTTCCTGACCGGGATCGGCGTCGGCCTCGGCCAGTTGGTCGGCGACAACACCGACCCCGCGCTGCACGGCGGCTCGTACCTGGCCTTCCTCACCCCGGGCCTGCTCGCCGCCGCGAGCATGCAGAACGCCTTCGTCGACTCCGCCGGACCCGTCCACCAGTCGGTCGGACCCGGCGGGCACTACCGTGCGGCGGCGGCCACCCCGCTGCGGCCCGCCGACATCCTGTACGGACACCTGCTCTACATCCTCGTCCGGCTCACGGTCAGCGCGGCCCTGTTCACGGCCGTCGCCACCGCCTTCGGCGCGGTCACCCCCACCCGGGCCCCCGCGGTGGTCCCGGCGGCCGTCCTGGCGGGGTTCGCCTTCGCGGCGCCGATCGCGGCGTGGTCGGTGACAGTCGGCCGGCAGGCCGGCATCACGGCTCTGTTCCGCTTTGTGATCATGCCGCTCTACATGTTCTCGGGCGCGTTCTTCCCGCTCTCCCAACTGCCCGACCGGGTCGAGCCGTTGGCGTACCTCTCCCCCCTGTGGCACGGCGTGGAGCTGTGCCGCGCGCTCGCGCTCGGCACCGCCACACCGGGCGGCACCGCGCTGCACACCGGGGTGCTGGCCGCGCTGACGGCGGCGGGCGTCCTGCTGGCCCGGCGCCGCTACCACCGCCGGCTCCACACCTGA
- a CDS encoding ABC transporter permease: protein MPAATMVERNLMIYRHTWPLLLAEVFEPVLYLLSFGVGIGQLVGHIPGLPDPSVDYAEFVAPALLATAAMNGAMNETTFNMFGKLRTDRTYESILTTPMTVRDVALGEVAWALLRGTLVTVGFLAVVTAFGLVHSPWALLVVPGALLIGFAFAAVGLAVVTFLRDWQDFQFIQLAMLPMFLFATTFYPLGFYPRPLRIVVECLPLYQSIELLRGPFLGEAGTGLILPALYLLALGGLGLAVAARRLEGILRT, encoded by the coding sequence ATGCCGGCCGCGACCATGGTCGAACGCAATCTCATGATCTACCGGCACACCTGGCCGCTGCTGCTCGCCGAGGTCTTCGAACCGGTCCTCTACCTGCTGTCGTTCGGCGTCGGCATCGGACAGTTGGTCGGCCACATCCCCGGCCTGCCCGACCCGTCCGTGGACTACGCGGAGTTCGTCGCGCCCGCGCTGCTCGCCACGGCCGCCATGAACGGCGCGATGAACGAGACGACCTTCAACATGTTCGGCAAGCTCAGGACGGACCGTACGTACGAGTCGATCCTGACGACACCGATGACGGTACGGGACGTCGCGCTCGGCGAGGTCGCGTGGGCGCTGCTGCGGGGCACCCTGGTGACGGTCGGGTTCCTCGCCGTCGTCACGGCCTTCGGCCTCGTCCACAGCCCCTGGGCGCTCCTGGTGGTCCCCGGCGCCCTGCTGATCGGCTTCGCCTTCGCGGCGGTCGGCCTGGCCGTGGTGACGTTCCTGCGCGACTGGCAGGACTTCCAGTTCATCCAGCTGGCGATGCTGCCGATGTTCCTCTTCGCGACGACGTTCTACCCGCTGGGTTTCTATCCGCGCCCGTTGCGGATCGTGGTGGAGTGCCTGCCGCTCTACCAGAGCATCGAGCTGCTGCGCGGCCCGTTCCTGGGCGAGGCCGGTACGGGGCTGATCCTGCCCGCCCTCTATCTGCTCGCGCTCGGCGGCCTCGGCCTGGCGGTGGCCGCGCGCCGGCTGGAGGGCATCCTGCGGACCTGA
- a CDS encoding LacI family DNA-binding transcriptional regulator encodes MTRRLAQVAKKVGVSEATVSRVLNGKPGVSQSTRQSVLTALDVLGYERPTQLRGERARLVGLVLPELQNPIFPAFAEVIGGALAQQGLTPVLCTQTKGGVSEADYVELLLQQQVSGVVFAGGLFAQADAPHDHYRQLAERKIPVVLINAPIENLDFPCISCDDAVAVEQAWRHLASLGHERIGLVLGPSDHVPSRRKLAAALATAKAARAKLPDEYIERSMFSLEGGQAATSRLLDRGVTGIICASDPLALGAVRAARRRGLDVPREVSVVGFDDSAFMNCTEPPLTTVRQPIEAMGRAAVEMLTAQIQGGAVPPGELLFEPELVVRGSTAQAPRATVRAEAAAARG; translated from the coding sequence ATGACGCGACGACTTGCTCAGGTTGCTAAGAAGGTTGGGGTCAGTGAGGCCACGGTCAGCCGGGTTCTCAACGGCAAACCAGGTGTCTCGCAGTCCACGCGCCAGTCCGTCCTCACCGCGCTGGACGTCCTCGGCTACGAGCGCCCCACCCAGCTGCGCGGCGAGCGCGCGCGGCTCGTCGGCCTGGTCCTGCCCGAGCTCCAGAATCCCATCTTCCCGGCGTTCGCCGAGGTGATCGGGGGTGCGCTGGCCCAGCAGGGGCTCACGCCCGTGCTCTGTACGCAGACCAAGGGCGGGGTCTCCGAGGCGGACTACGTCGAGCTGCTGCTCCAGCAGCAGGTGTCCGGCGTGGTCTTCGCCGGCGGGCTGTTCGCGCAGGCGGACGCCCCGCACGACCATTACCGCCAGCTCGCCGAGCGCAAGATCCCGGTGGTGCTGATCAACGCGCCGATCGAGAATCTCGACTTCCCCTGCATCTCCTGCGACGACGCGGTCGCGGTCGAACAGGCCTGGCGCCACCTCGCCTCGCTGGGCCACGAGCGCATCGGGCTGGTGCTCGGCCCCTCCGACCACGTGCCGTCCCGGCGCAAGCTGGCGGCCGCCCTCGCGACCGCCAAGGCCGCCAGGGCGAAGCTCCCCGACGAGTACATCGAGCGGTCCATGTTCTCCCTGGAGGGCGGCCAGGCGGCGACGTCGCGCCTGCTGGACCGGGGTGTCACCGGCATCATCTGCGCGAGCGACCCGCTGGCCCTGGGGGCGGTACGGGCCGCCCGCCGGCGCGGCCTCGACGTGCCCCGCGAGGTGTCCGTCGTCGGCTTCGACGACTCCGCCTTCATGAACTGCACCGAGCCGCCGCTGACCACGGTCCGCCAGCCCATCGAGGCCATGGGGCGGGCGGCGGTGGAGATGCTGACCGCGCAGATCCAGGGCGGCGCCGTGCCGCCGGGAGAGCTGCTGTTCGAGCCGGAGCTGGTGGTACGGGGTTCCACGGCGCAGGCCCCGCGGGCCACGGTACGGGCCGAGGCGGCGGCGGCCCGCGGCTGA